In the Piscinibacter sp. XHJ-5 genome, one interval contains:
- a CDS encoding sigma-70 family RNA polymerase sigma factor, with the protein MLAPRPEPGDDELMSAYASGDASAFEPLYARHQAALYRFIRRLLGPSLAGQVDEVFQDTWLRVIHARSQWQPQGATFRTWLFTLAHHRVIDVWRRSGREVSLDAEDDGEPWEPDAAAWQHWPAPASAAPHSEDLAFWRRAGERLLHCLDELPLPQRSAFLLHHDDGLPLAEVANALDVGFETAKTRLRYAMSKLRTCMGAYLAPMQGPTGDTR; encoded by the coding sequence ATGCTGGCTCCCCGGCCTGAACCCGGCGACGACGAGCTGATGAGCGCCTATGCGTCCGGTGACGCCTCGGCGTTCGAGCCGCTGTACGCGCGCCACCAGGCGGCGCTGTACCGCTTCATCCGCCGCCTGCTCGGCCCGTCGCTGGCGGGGCAGGTCGACGAGGTGTTCCAGGACACCTGGCTGCGCGTGATCCATGCGCGGTCGCAGTGGCAGCCCCAGGGCGCAACGTTCCGCACCTGGCTGTTCACGCTGGCGCACCACCGCGTCATCGACGTGTGGCGGCGCAGCGGGCGCGAGGTGTCGCTGGATGCCGAAGACGACGGCGAGCCTTGGGAGCCCGACGCCGCCGCCTGGCAGCATTGGCCGGCGCCGGCCAGCGCCGCGCCGCACAGCGAGGACCTGGCGTTCTGGCGGCGGGCCGGCGAGCGCCTGCTGCACTGCCTGGACGAGCTGCCGCTGCCGCAGCGCAGCGCCTTTCTGCTGCACCACGATGACGGGTTGCCGCTGGCCGAGGTGGCGAACGCGCTCGATGTCGGCTTCGAGACCGCCAAGACGCGTCTGCGCTACGCGATGAGCAAGCTCAGGACCTGCATGGGGGCGTACCTCGCGCCCATGCAAGGCCCCACCGGAGACACGCGATGA